CCCCGCTGCTCAAGCGCCTGGAAGCCGCGGGTCTGGTGACCCGCACCCGCGCCGCCAGCGACGAGCGCCAGGTGGTGATCGAGCTGACCAAGGCCGGCCGCGCGCTCAAGACCCGCGCGCG
The genomic region above belongs to Salifodinibacter halophilus and contains:
- a CDS encoding MarR family transcriptional regulator; the encoded protein is GKLELTYPQYLAMMVLWERDGVTVSEIGERLFLDSATLTPLLKRLEAAGLVTRTRAASDERQVVIELTKAGRALKTRAR